From Alienimonas californiensis, a single genomic window includes:
- a CDS encoding NHL repeat-containing protein, translating into MTFALLCLAAFAPPLGGSDADDGFRYPLACTIAGDGTIYVADRRLPGVWRVTTTDGEPTRLSRFKTGGGTFRTPLNAPRCMVFAPPSKGFPSGAVLVGDSATRAIIRLDPTADEPAAEPLRVGETDVSPIGVPSALAVAADGTLFVADLESQRIYRVPPREPAAAIAALPGVRGLCLAADGALLAVTTEKDAIRRFVPAADGAWSEQVAVAGRPFQSPQGAALGPDGTLHVADNAAGCLWRLAPTGDGGFAEPTKLAAGAPLVGPTGVCFDSSTNPPRLIVVDPKARALFALNPAGGEVKTLAK; encoded by the coding sequence GTGACGTTCGCCCTGCTCTGCCTCGCCGCATTCGCCCCGCCGCTGGGAGGGAGCGACGCCGACGATGGGTTCCGCTATCCCCTCGCCTGCACGATTGCGGGCGATGGGACGATCTACGTCGCGGACCGCCGGCTGCCGGGGGTGTGGCGGGTGACGACGACTGACGGGGAGCCCACCCGGCTGTCGCGGTTCAAAACGGGCGGCGGGACGTTTCGTACGCCGCTGAACGCTCCGCGGTGCATGGTCTTTGCGCCGCCGTCCAAGGGCTTCCCAAGCGGCGCCGTATTGGTGGGGGACTCGGCGACGCGGGCGATTATTCGACTCGATCCGACCGCCGACGAACCGGCGGCGGAACCGCTGCGGGTCGGGGAGACGGACGTCAGCCCGATCGGCGTGCCGTCGGCCCTCGCCGTGGCGGCGGACGGGACGCTGTTCGTCGCGGACCTCGAATCGCAGCGCATCTATCGCGTTCCGCCAAGGGAACCGGCGGCGGCGATCGCGGCGCTCCCGGGCGTGCGGGGGCTGTGTCTGGCGGCGGACGGCGCTCTGCTGGCGGTCACCACGGAGAAGGACGCCATTCGTCGCTTCGTCCCCGCTGCGGACGGGGCGTGGAGCGAACAGGTCGCCGTGGCGGGGCGGCCGTTCCAGTCGCCGCAGGGGGCGGCGCTGGGGCCGGACGGGACGCTGCACGTCGCGGACAACGCCGCCGGCTGCCTCTGGCGACTGGCGCCGACGGGCGACGGCGGGTTCGCGGAGCCGACGAAGCTCGCCGCGGGGGCGCCGCTGGTCGGACCGACGGGGGTCTGCTTCGACTCTTCAACTAATCCGCCCCGGCTGATCGTCGTCGATCCCAAGGCCCGGGCGCTGTTCGCACTCAACCCGGCGGGCGGCGAAGTGAAGACGCTGGCGAAGTGA